The Hyalangium ruber genome includes the window AGAGGATGACGGAGCCGTCCGCCAGCACGTTGAGGGTATCCACCGGATAGTGGCAGTGGCCGTAGGACTCGTCGAACTCATGCACGCGGGCGTTCTGCGTCATCTCGTCCACGCGCGCGTTGATGGGCACGAAGCGCGTCCAGTACCCCAGCGAGCGCCAGTACTCCTGGAAGCGGCGGGCCTCGTCCACCGAGCGGGAGTCCAGCACGAAGGACAGGCGCAGCCGCCGGCGGGGGCCGTTCCAGTTGCTAAGCAGGCCGTGGACGCGGTCCCAGAAGTCCCGTCCGTGGATCTCCCGGTAGCGCTCCCGGTCCGTCGCGTTGATGGACAGGGTGAGGAAGAAGCGCTCGTACGTCATCAGCCGGTCGAGCATCGCCGTGTCCAGCACGCTGCCATTGCTCACGGTGGAGATGGAAGCGATGGCGTCCTCGGCCCGGTGCGCCTCGTCGAGCAGGTCCAGGAACCGCTTGTCCAGCAGCGGCTCGTTCTGGAGCATCAGGCAGAGCTTCACCCGCCGCCCCGCCTCGCGAACCTCTTTGATGAGGCGGTGATAGAGCGCGTCATCCAGGCGCACACCCTCCCTGCCCCCGGCGCTCTCCGGGTACGGGCACATGGGGCAGGTGTAATTGCACCGGTTGGTCGTCTGGATTTGGATCTTGCTCGGGAAGTCCAGCAGGCTCCCGGCGAACTCAGCGTTGCGCAGATAAGGCACTCGACACCTCCTCTGACGCCTTGGGAGCCTGCTCCACCATGCTCAGCAGGAAGTCGTCCATGCCCGGGAGCATGCGGAACATGGGGATGGGGTCGTCGAGCAGCCGCTTGAAGAACCAGTCGAGGATGGCGAGCGTCTGGATGCACTCCTCGGACACGTGGGGCCGGGGAGTAGGGTCCCCGGTGCGCGCGTAGTCCAGGACGGGCAGCACACCGCAGTACGGGTTGTAGGCGCACTCGCGGCACTTCGAGTCGCGGTCCCGGATGGAGAGGTTGGTGGACAGCAGCGCCTTGCCGCCGCGCAGCAGCCCCTCGTACGTGGCACCTCGCACGTTGCCCAGGCCGAAGAACTCCCGCAGCGAGCGGGCTTCGTCCGAAGGGAGGATCTCTCCGTCATGGTCGTAGGTGATGGCCCCGTTGAAGTCGCCCACCGGGTTGCGCCAGTCGACGTAGCCGCCGTCCGCGCGGTCGATGACCTTCAGCAGCAGCACGCGCAGCGTGCGCTCCGCGTAGTTCTCCCCGG containing:
- a CDS encoding radical SAM/SPASM domain-containing protein encodes the protein MPYLRNAEFAGSLLDFPSKIQIQTTNRCNYTCPMCPYPESAGGREGVRLDDALYHRLIKEVREAGRRVKLCLMLQNEPLLDKRFLDLLDEAHRAEDAIASISTVSNGSVLDTAMLDRLMTYERFFLTLSINATDRERYREIHGRDFWDRVHGLLSNWNGPRRRLRLSFVLDSRSVDEARRFQEYWRSLGYWTRFVPINARVDEMTQNARVHEFDESYGHCHYPVDTLNVLADGSVILCCNDWKHLDRYGNLRTQGISEVWNGPQLTRLRKAALEGTLREHPMCKACDYPVRSSQRLRLESMVSQEPAALEGGGAQPHVVHETSLRAPGLSSPLPALVWAVDVPEGEVTLLMPREAADQLPEAVLLELRIGHAGAFNFGALEPVWCPGKVRLEGPAAGTEDAVILRVTLDRSREEFQFLRWYSEDWATRAAPATAAPLLAANR